In Campylobacter massiliensis, the DNA window ACGGTAGCGGTAGTTACGCCGCTTTGAGCATTTTCGCCGGCAGAGATAGATCCGTCGTTGTTTTCATCTTCGGCAAATGCCACATACATATCGTCATAAAGAGGGGTTATTCCGCTGTTGTTTTTAGCAGCTGCTTTGCCGCCTTTACCATCGGAAACATCAGCCTCTACTACGGTTTTGTATCCCTCATCCATAGTTACGCCTACTTGTACCGTATAGTCTTTTTTGGCGTAAATCACTTCGCCGCTACCATTATCAGCTACAGCCTTAAATACGTCGCCATCTTTGTGAAGAGTATATGTTTTAGTTTGGCTCGTCTCGCCTGTCGTTTCGGCTTTATTTTTTACAGTGATATTTAACTTATCGCCGTCAACTATGTTATAAGGAAGCTTTATGCTTGCCGTAGTTTTATGGATCTGCGTATTACCACCCTCAGCGCTTTCGGCTCTTGATAAAGTTAAATTTTGATTAACGTCTTTATCAAATTTAACTTCCATAGCGTCTAGATTGTTGATTATGCTATCTTTAGTAGTTTTAGCCTTCTCTATGTCATTAGCATCTTTTATCTCAGCCTCTACGATAGTATTCTTATCCGTGCGCATAGGAACGTCTTTTATCTCGAAGCTATTTTTTGTTTTCATATCTACAAGGTTGCCAGCACTATCTTTGAGTCTCGTTACAGCATTGCTCTTGTTGTTATCTTTCTCGATAGTGTAGTGCTTGACGGTATCTATATGTGGTCCGTTGGCTTGAGGTTCTTTAATTGTCACAGTTAGTTTATCACCGTTAACCGCATTGTTTGGAATTTTAATCGTTACGGTCGTCGTGTATTCGCTGTTCGTGTGCCCAGCAACCGTTCTATCCGTAACCTTTCCGCCTTTAGCGTCTTCAAAAATCACGCCCGGTTCTTTTATGGCTTCGATGCTGATTTTCGCATCGGCAGTTTTGTTAGGTTGCGGTTCAGCGTATTGCACGGTAGCCGTTATTTTCGTATCTTGATTTGATCTTACGTCGAGATCTTTGTACTCAAATTTATAAAGCTCGTCGTCTGTTCTTAGATCAGAGATCGGCTTAGTAGATTTTCTAGGTAAAATATCGCTGCTATCAGCATCATTTTTTATAGACTCTATAACGCCTTGCGCATTTAATTTAATAGTATACGTTTTTGTAACTACGCCTTTGCCAGGTTCCTCAACCTTCAAGACTAGTTTATCGCCGTCTTTGACATCGTAAGGTATAGTTATAGTAGCGTTAGTTTCGTTTACGTTTTGATCGGTCATACCGTCTGCTCTAGATAGTATCTTAGCTCCCGATGCCTGTACCTTGCTAGGTTTTTCGTTAAATTCTACGCCTATATTGCCGTCGTAGAATGTTACTTCTGCGTTGTTGGAGTCTTCGCTCTTCTGATCGCCGTTACCGTGATCTACGACTCTAGCTATAACTCCAGTTTTAACTCCCGGAGCTACCTTAGCCATGCCGTCGATTACCATCGCTCGTCCGTTGTCAATATGTTCTTGCTTGATTACTTCTATTCTTTCCTCTGTAGTTACGTTACCGTTTTTATCAGTATATGTCATAGTTATTTTCATATCATCGCCGGCTCTTGCATCCTCAGGGATGGTAATTTTTACTGTCGTGAAATTTAAATTCCCATCTCTTATATTTTCAGAAGGAGTTAAGATTCGGTCTCCGTTGTAATTCTCAGGCAAGTAAACTACTGGATTTACATCCAATCTTAACGTATCTTTAGCGATTGGACTCTCGTTGCCTATTGAATTGGATATAGTAGCAGATACCGTAGTTGGCGTATATCTACTCATATCTTTAGTTTCGATTTGCAAGGAGTATCCATTATCTATAATCTCTTGAGTAATTGGTACTCTATGTGTTACCGGAGCACCACTTGGCTTCACGACGGTTATATTTAGTGTATCTCCTATAGTTGCATTAGAAGATACAGTAATCTTAGCTTCGGTAATGCTTTTATCGCCGTCTTGATTATTCTCAGAATAGCTAAGCAATCCGCTATCGGCATTGTTGTCTTCGGTAAATTTAACTATAGGAGTCGGAGGCGTGGTGGTATCTAATTTAACACTGTCGCTAGCTTCTGGACTTTCGTTTCCTATTTTATTAGTTATAGTTGCAGATACCTTCGAGACCTTTCCATTTTCAACAGGGATGGTTTTATCAAGGGAACTATTATCCAAAATGTAGCCGTTAGTTTTAATGTCTTGAGTTACGGTTACGCTATGCGTTCTTTGGGTGCCGTCCGGATTTGTAACGGTAACCTTTAACGTATCTCCAATCTCTGCACCCGAAGGCACGGTAATCTTAGCCGTCGTGGTAGTAGAACTAGGTCCATTTTCAACATTATTTAAAATTCCGTCGTTATTTTTATCTTCCGTCATAGTGACAGTAAGACCCAAAGTGGCGGTAGTATCAAATTTAACGCTATCGCTGCTTTCTGGGCTTTCATTACCTATCTGGTTAGTTATAGTAGCAGATACTGTAGAGACCTTCCCATCTTGGACAGGGATAGTTTTATCGGTAGTGCTATTATCCATGATATAGCCGTTAGTTTTAATATCTTGAGTGATGGTTACGCTATGCGTTCTTTGCGTACCATTTGGATATGTAACAGTAACGTTTAGGGTATCTCCTACTACAGCGTTTGCAGGGATTTCGATCTTAGCTGTCGTAGTGTTAGTATCTATTCCGTTTTCATCTTTATTTAAAATTCCATCGTTGTTGATATCTTCAGTTATAATGACGGTAGGAGCAGCAGGCGTAGCGGTATCAAATTTAACACTATCGCTACCTTCCGGACCTTCTACGCCCGCTTGATTGGTTATCGTTGCCGATACTTTAGACACCTGTCCGTCTTGAACCGGAACTGTTTTATCGGCAGTGCTATTATCCATGATATAGCCGTTAGTTTTAATATCTTGAGTAATAGTCACGCTATGCTTTATTTCGGTGCCGTCCGGATATGTAACCGTAATATTTAGAGTATCTCCTATTGCCGCACTTGAAGGTACTGTGATCTTAGCTGTCGTAGTATCAGGGTCTACTCCGTTTTCTGTTTTATTTAAAATTCCGTCGTTATTGATATCTTCGGTCATGGTGACAGTCGGAGTTGGCGTTGGCGTCGGAGTTGGCGTTGGCGTCGGAGTTGGCGTTGGCGTCGGAGTTGGCGTTGGCGTCGGAGTTGGCGTTGGCGTCGGAGTTGGCGTTGGCGTCGGAGTTGGCGTTGGCGTCGGAGTTGGCGTTGGCGTCGGAGTTGGCGTTGGCGTCGGAGTTGGCGTTGGCGTCGGAGTTGGCGTTGGCGTCGGAGTTGGGATATTGTTTTCCTGAGCAGATGCTAGACTTGGCCTACTACTGCTACTATAAGCGGACTGAAGCGGATTTGCGCTATTTACCACATTGCCTAAATTTCCATACATTGTATTAACGTTAGATATATGTCCGCCCTGTAAAAAAGAAACTTGGCTCAAGCTAACGCCGTCAGAAGAAGCGACAGAGCCGCCGCCTGCAGCAGTCTCTTCCAAATCTTGAAGCTGCATGCCGTTAAGCAAAGCCTGCTGAATAGCAGAAACGTCGGCTACGGCCTCGCCGCCAAAACCTTCGTTAATTACCGCACTTTGATCAAGTGACAAAGTATCCTCGCCCACAAGAGCGACTTCTTTACCGTTATTTAGCTCTATTACTACTTTTGCAGTAGGGCTATCGGTCTTTATAACCTCTCCTAAGTATGCCACGTCTCCTATGTTTAGTGTTCTTTTGTTGCCGCTACTATCTACCGCCGTAGCTGCGCCGCCGCTTATATCTTTTATGATACCTACTTTGTTTGCCATTGTTTTCCTTAGTATAAATTTTGATTTACGGGCGGATTATACATATATTTTATGCAAAAATCTATTGTACCGAAGTACAATATGAGCCATATATTATGCTTTACAAATTTAAAAAGTAATATGCTAAATTTGCATATTACTTAAATAATTCTTAAAAAAATATACTAGTTTTAAAACTAAATTTATATTTGCCGTTGTATAATAATCTCATAAATTTCAGTAATACCAGAAAGGAGCAAAAATGGAAGAGATCGTAAAGACCACCTGTCCATATTGCGGTACGGGCTGCGGCATCGATCTTATCGTGCGAAACGGTAGAATCGTAGATGCCAAACCTAGCAAAGACCACCACGTAAACGACGGCGAGCTTTGCCTAAAAGGAATGTTCGGATGGGAGTTTGTAAACTCTCCTAAACGCTTAAGCCGACCGATGATGAGAAAGCTAAACGGCGTCTACGACAAGCGCGGCGAGCTTGAAGAAGTGAGTTTTGAGGAGGTTTATGATTTCCTCGCGGATAAATTTAAATCCACCGTCGCAAAATACGGCCCAAGCTCGATCATGGGCTTTAGCTCTGCGCGCTCAAATAACGAAGACAACTACGTTTTCCAGAAATTTTTCCGCGCTCAGGGCAGCAACAACGTCGATCACTGCGCCCGTCTTTGACACGCTCCTACAGTGGCAGGTCTTGCCAGCACGCTAGGAAACGGAACGATGACGAACGATTTGGTCGAATTTGCGACCGATACAGACGTATTTTTACTGATCGGTACCAACACGAGCGAGTGCCACCCGATCATCGCTATGCAGATGCAGCGCGGTCTTCAGCGCGGCGCGAAGATGATCGTCGTGGATCCAAAGCGCACCGATATGGCCAAAAAAGCCGATATTTTCTTGCAAATCCCGATCGGAGCGAATATCAAAACGCTAAATACGATGATGCACGTAATCATCGCCGAAAATTTGCAAGATAGCGAGTTTATCGAGAAGTACTCCGAGGGATTTGAATATCTAAAAGAAGCGGTTAAGGACTTTACGCCTGAGCGTTTTGAGCGCGAAACGGGCGTAAAAAAAGAGCTCATCATAGAGGCAGCTAGGATGTATGCTAAAGCAGGTGCGGCGGCGATTTGCTACACGATGGGCATCACGCAGTTTAGCGACGGCACGTCAAACGTCTTTTCGCTATCAAATTTAGCCGTTTTAACGGGAAATTTAGGCAAAAAGGGCGCTGGCGTAAATCCTCTGCGCGGTCAAAACAATGTCCAAGGCGCATGCGACATGGGCGCGCTGCCTAACGTCATCCCGGCCGGCGCGGTAAACAGCCCTTATGCGCAGGAGCAAGCGCGCAAAGTATGGCACTTTGAGCTAAATCCGGTTCCGGGCTTTAAACTAACGCAAGCACCCGATAAAATGGATAGCGGCGAGCTAAAAGTCCTCTACGTCTACGGCGAAAACCCCGTAATGAGCGATCCTTGGACCGAGCACTTCGTCCACGCCGTACATCACTTAGACTGCTTTATCGTGCAGGATCTTTTCTTTACCGAGAGCGCACACAAGGCTGACGTGGTGCTACCTGCCGCGGGCTGGGGCGAAAAGGACGGAACCTTTATCAACACCTCTCGCCGCGTCCAACGCACGCGCAAGGCTAGCGAACCCGTTAGCGGCGTGGAGCCTGATTGGAAGGTCGTTTGCAACATCGCAAACCGCATGGGGCTAGAGGGGTTTGACTTTGCGAGCCCTGAGCAAAT includes these proteins:
- a CDS encoding molybdopterin oxidoreductase family protein, coding for MEEIVKTTCPYCGTGCGIDLIVRNGRIVDAKPSKDHHVNDGELCLKGMFGWEFVNSPKRLSRPMMRKLNGVYDKRGELEEVSFEEVYDFLADKFKSTVAKYGPSSIMGFSSARSNNEDNYVFQKFFRAQGSNNVDHCARLUHAPTVAGLASTLGNGTMTNDLVEFATDTDVFLLIGTNTSECHPIIAMQMQRGLQRGAKMIVVDPKRTDMAKKADIFLQIPIGANIKTLNTMMHVIIAENLQDSEFIEKYSEGFEYLKEAVKDFTPERFERETGVKKELIIEAARMYAKAGAAAICYTMGITQFSDGTSNVFSLSNLAVLTGNLGKKGAGVNPLRGQNNVQGACDMGALPNVIPAGAVNSPYAQEQARKVWHFELNPVPGFKLTQAPDKMDSGELKVLYVYGENPVMSDPWTEHFVHAVHHLDCFIVQDLFFTESAHKADVVLPAAGWGEKDGTFINTSRRVQRTRKASEPVSGVEPDWKVVCNIANRMGLEGFDFASPEQIWNELRELMPKFFGGISYYRLSKLGGISWPCPDEEHPGTPVLYADHKSMLPGGKFRFAPVLYVDDKEERAKAEAEFRAKMNIPEGYPVGSGALSEVPDEVYPCLFTTGRKVYHYHTGTMTRECPALEYGAGVEGALIEVSPDIARERELEEGCYALVQNKRGQIAAKLRVNPDLKEGTIFTTFHYSEADGNELANAGDPDPLSGITPLKMTIANIRRLSEEEFIKFREQNEISMHSANPYLSPVRA